The following are encoded in a window of Arthrobacter woluwensis genomic DNA:
- a CDS encoding GDP-L-fucose synthase family protein, with amino-acid sequence MSTHTGLDTRDTAVTRDAGQDGTGILDRDAPFYVAGHRGLIGSAIWRRLERAGFTHLIGVPSSELDLLDRTAVEDFFAEHQPRHVALAAAKVGGIQANHDFPVDFLSENLRIQGNVMDSAVRHRVHKLLFLGSSCIYPRFAPQPIPEDALLTGKLEVTNDAYAVAKIAGIQYVKAVRRQYGLPWISAMPSNLYGPGDNFRPGVSHVLPALIMRYRQARDDGAATVTNWGTGTPLREFLYADDCADACLFLLDHYDGGRHLNVGTGAEISIKDLAALIADVVGYEGETVWDASKPDGTPRKMMDVSRLSGLGWRARTGLREGVERTVRWLESHEEEARTA; translated from the coding sequence ATGAGCACTCACACCGGGCTGGACACCCGTGACACCGCGGTCACCAGGGACGCCGGCCAGGACGGCACCGGCATCCTGGACCGGGACGCGCCGTTCTACGTGGCCGGGCACCGCGGACTCATCGGATCGGCGATCTGGCGGCGCCTCGAACGCGCCGGCTTCACGCACCTGATCGGGGTGCCGTCCTCCGAACTCGATCTGCTGGACCGTACGGCGGTGGAGGACTTCTTCGCCGAGCATCAGCCGCGCCATGTGGCCCTGGCCGCCGCCAAGGTGGGCGGGATCCAGGCCAACCACGACTTCCCGGTGGACTTCCTGAGCGAGAATCTCCGGATCCAGGGGAACGTCATGGACAGCGCGGTGCGGCACCGTGTCCACAAACTCCTCTTCCTGGGATCGAGCTGCATCTACCCGCGGTTCGCGCCGCAGCCGATCCCCGAGGACGCGCTGCTCACCGGCAAGCTGGAAGTCACCAACGACGCGTACGCGGTGGCGAAGATCGCCGGGATCCAGTACGTCAAAGCCGTGCGGCGGCAGTACGGGCTGCCCTGGATCAGCGCCATGCCCAGCAACCTCTACGGCCCCGGGGACAACTTCCGGCCGGGCGTCTCCCACGTGCTGCCGGCGCTGATCATGCGGTACCGCCAGGCCCGCGACGACGGCGCGGCCACCGTCACGAACTGGGGCACCGGCACGCCGCTGCGGGAGTTCCTCTACGCGGACGACTGCGCGGACGCCTGCCTCTTCCTCCTGGACCACTACGACGGCGGCCGCCACCTCAACGTCGGAACCGGCGCCGAGATCAGCATCAAGGACCTCGCGGCCCTCATCGCGGACGTCGTCGGCTACGAGGGCGAGACCGTCTGGGACGCCTCGAAGCCGGACGGGACCCCGCGGAAGATGATGGACGTCTCCCGCCTGAGCGGCCTCGGCTGGCGGGCGCGGACCGGCCTGCGGGAAGGCGTCGAGCGCACCGTGCGGTGGCTCGAATCGCACGAGGAGGAAGCACGGACGGCCTGA
- a CDS encoding CDP-alcohol phosphatidyltransferase family protein, translating to MGLQDTQSGRGEDRGIAASLQILKGKQKTSKGASAYVRFFNRPFGRVLAAVAHRLGLTPNVVTAISALATFGGLAVLAFSPVTPVTGLLVAVLLILGYAFDSADGQLARLRGGGSFAGEWLDHVVDAAKMSLFHLVVLFAWARTGTESGLWLVLPGAYAFLAAFFFCTIMLTDQLRRAHRGSSGMRLAGEGSSSVLYSLAVLPTEYGVLACVFVLWGWPALFHWVYLALFVCNVLFLCLALPKWYRELSGFGRT from the coding sequence ATGGGACTCCAGGACACGCAGTCCGGCAGGGGCGAGGACCGCGGGATCGCCGCGTCCTTGCAGATCCTGAAAGGCAAGCAGAAGACCTCAAAGGGTGCCTCCGCCTACGTCCGGTTCTTCAACCGTCCGTTCGGACGGGTGCTGGCCGCGGTGGCTCACCGGCTGGGCCTGACGCCCAACGTCGTCACCGCCATCAGCGCGCTGGCCACTTTCGGGGGGCTCGCCGTGCTGGCGTTCTCCCCGGTCACGCCGGTCACCGGCCTGCTCGTGGCGGTGCTGCTGATCCTGGGCTACGCCTTCGATTCTGCGGACGGCCAGCTGGCCCGCCTGCGCGGAGGGGGGAGTTTCGCCGGCGAATGGCTGGACCACGTGGTGGACGCCGCCAAGATGTCCCTGTTCCACCTCGTGGTGCTGTTCGCCTGGGCGCGCACCGGCACGGAATCCGGGCTGTGGCTGGTGCTGCCCGGGGCGTACGCCTTCCTGGCGGCGTTCTTCTTCTGCACCATCATGCTCACGGACCAGCTGCGCCGGGCGCATCGCGGGTCCAGCGGCATGCGCCTGGCCGGCGAGGGCAGCTCCTCCGTGCTGTACTCGCTGGCCGTGCTGCCCACCGAGTACGGGGTGCTGGCCTGCGTGTTCGTGCTGTGGGGCTGGCCGGCGCTGTTCCACTGGGTTTACCTCGCCCTCTTCGTGTGCAATGTGCTCTTCCTGTGCCTGGCGCTGCCGAAGTGGTACCGCGAGCTCTCGGGCTTCGGCCGGACCTGA
- a CDS encoding right-handed parallel beta-helix repeat-containing protein, with the protein MANRSSNHALNTSPQTREQRGKHRASRRRIPAVLALAGLLGGGLLTVSAPGAAEAAVPACTVTVAPGTEIADAVNAQPQGAVICLAAGRHILNHTVAPKAQQELRGLPGSIVDGAKPLKSWTAYQVTGQPARWQSRGNLPAAYSGPGQCETAGSTSCNFAEDLFYDGARLRRVNSLAAVVPGTFFADYASNTLTIANTPVSHSIRMAKLQTAISSTQAGVKLTGLTVQHFANRSQRGAVVVSGSDWKVTGNTVSDNHGVGILTDQAVRPQILNNTVIRNGQLGVTLYRTSSATVTGNTVTGNNTAGYWIADWESGGIKTTYSSALIQRNIVSGNLGVGVWADVQSDGITVDANTITGNYADGIRYEISRRGVITNNTVTDNAKRMGRGGGTGLWSGAGIDVNTSSDVTITGNVLRSNLNGISLQARNRGTSSWGTYLLSKVTVSGNTVDMGTGSPATATTGVVTTKDRILTASSAGIVFSRNSYTLNTSAQKGFNSINALVTYPGWKSAGFDSTASVAYLR; encoded by the coding sequence ATGGCGAACCGTTCATCGAACCATGCCCTGAACACCTCCCCGCAGACCCGGGAACAGCGCGGAAAGCACCGCGCCTCCCGACGCCGCATCCCCGCCGTCCTCGCCCTCGCAGGGCTCCTGGGCGGCGGTCTGCTGACCGTCTCCGCGCCGGGCGCCGCCGAAGCGGCCGTCCCGGCGTGCACCGTCACGGTGGCACCCGGCACCGAGATCGCGGACGCGGTCAACGCGCAGCCCCAAGGCGCCGTGATCTGCCTTGCGGCCGGCCGGCACATCCTCAACCACACCGTCGCCCCCAAGGCTCAGCAGGAGCTGAGAGGTCTCCCCGGTTCGATCGTGGACGGAGCCAAGCCGCTCAAGTCCTGGACCGCGTACCAGGTGACCGGTCAGCCGGCCCGCTGGCAGTCGCGCGGCAACCTCCCCGCCGCGTACTCGGGCCCCGGCCAGTGTGAAACCGCGGGCAGCACCAGCTGCAACTTCGCCGAGGACCTGTTCTACGACGGCGCCCGGCTGCGTCGCGTGAACAGCCTGGCCGCCGTGGTGCCCGGGACCTTCTTCGCCGACTACGCGAGCAACACCCTGACGATCGCCAACACCCCGGTGTCCCACAGCATCCGCATGGCCAAGCTGCAGACCGCGATCTCGTCCACGCAGGCGGGGGTGAAGCTCACCGGCCTGACGGTCCAGCACTTCGCCAACCGGTCCCAGCGTGGCGCCGTCGTGGTGTCCGGCTCCGATTGGAAGGTCACCGGGAACACGGTGAGCGACAATCACGGCGTCGGGATCCTGACCGATCAGGCCGTGCGACCGCAGATCCTGAACAACACGGTGATCCGCAACGGCCAGCTGGGAGTGACCCTCTACCGGACCAGCAGCGCCACCGTCACGGGCAACACCGTCACCGGCAACAACACGGCGGGCTACTGGATCGCCGACTGGGAGTCCGGCGGCATCAAGACCACGTACTCGAGCGCCCTGATCCAGCGGAACATCGTCTCGGGAAACCTGGGCGTCGGTGTCTGGGCCGATGTGCAGTCGGACGGCATCACGGTCGACGCGAACACCATCACGGGCAATTACGCCGACGGCATCCGCTATGAGATCAGCCGTCGTGGCGTCATCACGAACAACACCGTCACGGACAATGCGAAGAGGATGGGCCGGGGCGGCGGAACCGGGCTCTGGTCGGGCGCCGGGATCGATGTGAACACCTCGTCCGACGTCACCATCACCGGGAACGTGCTGCGCTCCAACCTCAACGGCATCAGCCTCCAGGCCAGGAACCGCGGCACCAGCTCCTGGGGCACCTACCTGCTCAGCAAGGTGACGGTCTCCGGGAACACGGTGGACATGGGGACCGGCTCCCCGGCCACGGCCACCACCGGTGTGGTGACCACCAAGGACCGCATCCTCACCGCGTCCTCGGCCGGGATCGTGTTCAGCCGGAACTCCTACACGCTGAACACCAGCGCGCAGAAAGGTTTCAACAGCATCAACGCACTCGTCACATATCCTGGCTGGAAGAGCGCGGGGTTCGACTCCACCGCCAGTGTGGCGTACCTTCGCTGA
- a CDS encoding glycosyltransferase family 4 protein, with protein sequence MKILVAHNYYRSAQPSGEDSVVRQEMALLEAAGHRVGHFSRHSDDIARMPVARKALVPLGVVHSPSARRDLAGVLERERPDVLHVHNTFPLLSPSILLAARDARVPVVMTLHNYRMFCADGTFLRDGKPCTDCLSGAGPLPGLRHACYRGSTAATLPLTVSIGLHRALGTWTHGVTKFVVMSAFARDLFASHGLDPDRITVKPHFVPAAAPEDVSVTSDDAPVVYLGRLSPEKGPDVLLDAWQDSFGPLILIGDGPLRPALEAQAARRGLRTVTFLGALPRAEAMARLGRARLLVNSSRVFETFGLSVVEGFAHGLGAVIPDQGVFPELTGDDGAAVTFRSGDPDSLAGVLADVLKPGAARRMGRAALVRHAEHYGAEDNLRRLEAVYKEAVAAGVPA encoded by the coding sequence GTGAAGATACTGGTAGCTCACAATTACTATCGCTCGGCGCAGCCGTCCGGCGAAGACTCGGTGGTGCGCCAGGAGATGGCCCTGCTGGAGGCCGCCGGACACCGGGTGGGGCACTTCTCCCGGCACTCCGACGACATCGCCCGGATGCCCGTCGCGCGCAAGGCCCTGGTGCCGCTGGGCGTGGTGCATTCCCCGTCCGCACGCCGCGATCTGGCCGGCGTCCTGGAGCGGGAGCGGCCGGACGTGCTGCACGTCCACAACACGTTCCCCCTGCTCAGCCCGTCGATCCTGCTCGCTGCCCGGGACGCGCGCGTCCCCGTGGTCATGACCTTGCACAACTACCGCATGTTCTGCGCCGACGGAACGTTCCTGCGGGACGGGAAGCCGTGCACGGACTGCCTCTCGGGCGCCGGTCCGCTGCCCGGACTGCGCCACGCCTGCTACCGGGGTTCGACGGCGGCGACTCTTCCGCTCACCGTGAGCATCGGGCTTCACCGGGCCCTGGGCACGTGGACCCACGGAGTGACGAAGTTCGTGGTCATGAGCGCTTTCGCCCGCGATCTGTTCGCCTCCCACGGCCTGGATCCGGACCGGATCACCGTCAAACCGCATTTCGTGCCCGCGGCGGCCCCCGAGGACGTGAGTGTTACGTCAGATGACGCGCCCGTGGTGTACCTCGGGCGCCTCTCGCCGGAGAAGGGACCCGACGTCCTGCTGGACGCCTGGCAGGACTCCTTCGGCCCCCTGATCCTGATCGGCGACGGCCCGCTCCGCCCCGCGCTGGAGGCTCAGGCGGCCCGGCGCGGGCTGCGGACCGTGACGTTCCTGGGGGCGCTGCCGCGGGCGGAGGCCATGGCCCGCCTGGGCCGGGCCCGCCTGCTCGTGAATTCCTCCCGGGTCTTCGAGACCTTCGGTCTGAGCGTGGTGGAGGGCTTCGCGCACGGGCTGGGCGCCGTGATCCCGGATCAGGGCGTCTTCCCGGAACTGACCGGCGACGACGGCGCGGCGGTCACCTTCCGCTCCGGGGACCCGGACTCGCTCGCCGGGGTCCTCGCAGACGTCCTGAAGCCCGGGGCGGCGCGCCGCATGGGCCGGGCCGCCCTCGTGCGGCATGCGGAGCACTACGGCGCCGAAGACAATCTGCGGCGGCTCGAAGCCGTGTACAAGGAGGCCGTGGCAGCCGGGGTGCCCGCCTGA
- a CDS encoding glycerophosphodiester phosphodiesterase — protein MSPREEAGFGRRRFLQLAMLGATGLLTACSASAVVPPGVTPTPTRTTTTLDELLAQDVFAIAHRGSGDTWPEHTLRAYTEAVAAGAMAVEVSVHMTKDGVLVCHHDTNLSRMTGVDRDIKDLTFEELAVIRNDARAWLGPATPLEPIPAFRDVLDALAHRTVLFIEDKTGEHAKEVLDLMDFYPGSTSHMVWKQTAASGSYKEARRRGYTLWGYFMDDADHQFDRYQDRFDLLGIYHGATDQAMRDLVAFGKPVICWEIHTRAMRRRVLALGVRGLMCSNYPYVTASTALAVKDDFGTGRRATGDLPWILTPKYQPRFDEPSRGLDFAFASAATYVLGSLGPLAAPSYGCTFSLCWPEELPAPDDGAGLALALAQDDPALVSGPAAAAYLAQLSPQGKLTLLLRQGSAGSDRVLASVQTAALKRGEWATLRLEATPSGITLSRDGDPAWKTTAQDGGQQGGYLALVKGYRTPQTVRFRDVAVLATS, from the coding sequence ATGTCACCCCGTGAGGAGGCGGGCTTCGGCAGGCGGCGCTTCCTGCAGCTCGCCATGCTCGGCGCCACGGGCCTGCTGACCGCCTGCTCGGCGAGCGCCGTCGTGCCGCCGGGGGTGACGCCGACTCCCACCCGCACCACCACGACGCTGGATGAACTCCTGGCCCAGGACGTGTTCGCGATCGCCCACCGGGGGTCGGGCGACACCTGGCCCGAGCACACGCTGCGGGCCTACACGGAGGCCGTGGCCGCGGGGGCCATGGCCGTCGAGGTCTCCGTGCACATGACCAAGGACGGTGTCCTGGTCTGCCACCACGACACCAACCTGTCCCGCATGACCGGCGTGGACCGCGACATCAAGGACCTGACCTTCGAGGAGCTCGCGGTCATCCGCAACGACGCCCGGGCCTGGCTCGGCCCGGCCACGCCTCTCGAGCCCATCCCGGCCTTCCGGGACGTGCTGGACGCGCTCGCTCACCGGACGGTGCTCTTCATCGAGGACAAGACGGGGGAGCACGCCAAGGAGGTCCTGGACCTGATGGACTTCTACCCGGGCTCCACCTCCCACATGGTGTGGAAGCAGACGGCGGCCTCGGGGTCCTACAAGGAGGCGCGGCGTCGCGGGTACACCCTGTGGGGATACTTCATGGACGACGCCGACCACCAGTTCGACCGGTACCAGGACCGCTTCGACCTCCTGGGCATCTACCACGGCGCCACCGACCAGGCCATGCGGGACCTGGTGGCCTTCGGCAAGCCCGTGATCTGCTGGGAGATCCACACCCGGGCGATGCGCCGGCGGGTGCTGGCCCTCGGGGTGCGCGGCCTGATGTGTTCGAACTACCCGTACGTCACGGCCTCCACCGCGCTCGCCGTCAAGGACGATTTCGGCACGGGCCGCCGTGCCACGGGCGATCTGCCGTGGATCCTGACCCCCAAGTACCAGCCGCGCTTCGATGAGCCGTCCCGCGGCCTGGACTTCGCCTTCGCCTCGGCCGCCACCTACGTCCTGGGCTCCCTGGGTCCCCTCGCTGCTCCGTCGTACGGCTGCACGTTCAGTCTCTGCTGGCCGGAGGAGCTGCCGGCGCCCGACGACGGCGCGGGGCTGGCCCTGGCGCTCGCGCAGGACGATCCGGCACTCGTCTCCGGGCCTGCCGCGGCCGCCTACCTGGCACAGCTGAGCCCCCAGGGGAAACTCACCCTGCTGCTGCGTCAGGGCTCGGCGGGCTCCGATCGGGTGCTCGCCTCGGTGCAGACCGCGGCCTTGAAGCGGGGGGAGTGGGCGACCCTGCGGCTCGAGGCGACCCCCTCCGGGATCACGCTGTCCCGCGACGGGGATCCGGCCTGGAAGACGACCGCGCAGGACGGCGGTCAGCAGGGGGGCTACCTCGCGCTCGTCAAGGGCTACCGGACGCCGCAGACGGTCCGCTTCCGGGATGTCGCCGTGTTGGCGACCTCCTGA
- a CDS encoding glycosyltransferase produces the protein MSAPAGQGLPRVLISAYACGPGLGSEPGAGWAVVQAAARHARVWVMTRERFAPAIARALAADSFLASRVRPVYVDLPDRYLRAKRRHRDVYWYYPLWQREAARVARRLHGEHHFTLLHHATFAVDWMPCGLSSLSREIPLVWGPVGGASYVPPELWRWLGIRGTVHELLRSAATRTVRRLSTGTTAARAAVTVALNADTARRFHSAGEVLIAPNVVLGEPEPGGSPAPAATPAHRDATASAPGPGGHGAPLELNALFVGRLVAWKGVRLALAAVAESPQWSLTFVGDGPEREWLEAMARRRGLEQRVHFLGQVERPEVLRLMGLADALLFPSLHDSCGWVVGEALSHGLPVVCVDLGGPPSFLAERGQAAPVSRNVVADLCERLDTLRLDTLRPNTRRPGRHGSAAWPLPDPASWTQEAFTARVGDWYRRALDARAAHPQRTADHVTP, from the coding sequence ATGAGTGCACCAGCAGGGCAGGGGCTGCCACGGGTGCTCATCAGCGCCTACGCCTGCGGCCCCGGGCTCGGATCCGAGCCCGGGGCGGGGTGGGCGGTGGTTCAGGCCGCCGCCCGCCACGCCAGGGTCTGGGTCATGACACGGGAGCGGTTCGCGCCCGCGATCGCCCGGGCCCTGGCCGCCGACAGCTTCCTGGCCTCCCGGGTGAGGCCCGTCTACGTCGACCTCCCGGACCGCTACCTCCGCGCCAAGCGCCGGCACCGGGACGTCTACTGGTATTACCCGCTGTGGCAGCGCGAAGCCGCGCGGGTGGCCCGGCGACTGCACGGCGAACATCACTTCACGCTGCTGCATCACGCCACGTTCGCCGTCGACTGGATGCCGTGCGGACTGTCATCCCTGTCCCGCGAGATCCCTCTCGTCTGGGGTCCCGTGGGCGGGGCGAGCTATGTGCCGCCGGAGCTGTGGCGCTGGCTCGGAATCCGCGGCACGGTCCATGAGCTGCTGCGGAGCGCCGCCACGCGCACCGTGCGGCGCCTCTCCACGGGCACGACGGCGGCCCGCGCCGCCGTCACGGTGGCCCTCAACGCGGACACGGCGCGCCGTTTCCACAGTGCGGGTGAGGTGCTGATCGCGCCGAACGTCGTGCTCGGTGAACCGGAACCCGGCGGTTCCCCCGCCCCGGCCGCGACACCGGCCCACCGCGACGCCACAGCGTCAGCACCCGGGCCCGGCGGCCACGGGGCGCCCCTGGAGCTGAACGCGCTGTTCGTGGGCCGCCTCGTCGCGTGGAAGGGCGTCCGGCTGGCCCTGGCCGCCGTGGCGGAAAGCCCGCAGTGGTCTCTCACCTTCGTGGGCGACGGCCCGGAACGCGAGTGGCTGGAGGCCATGGCACGCCGCCGGGGCCTGGAACAGCGGGTCCACTTCCTGGGTCAGGTGGAGCGCCCCGAGGTCCTCCGTCTCATGGGCCTCGCCGACGCGCTGCTCTTCCCCTCCCTGCACGACTCCTGCGGCTGGGTGGTCGGGGAGGCGTTGAGTCACGGCCTGCCCGTGGTGTGCGTGGATCTGGGCGGTCCGCCGTCGTTCCTCGCCGAGCGGGGGCAGGCCGCGCCCGTGAGCCGGAACGTCGTGGCGGACCTGTGCGAGCGTCTGGACACGCTGCGTCTGGACACCCTGCGTCCGAACACCCGGCGGCCCGGCCGGCACGGCAGCGCCGCGTGGCCGCTCCCGGATCCCGCATCCTGGACCCAGGAGGCCTTCACGGCACGCGTCGGAGACTGGTATCGCAGGGCGCTCGACGCCCGGGCAGCCCACCCGCAGAGGACGGCGGATCATGTCACCCCGTGA